A single genomic interval of Candidatus Macondimonas diazotrophica harbors:
- a CDS encoding phospholipase A: protein MRTAMWVSGLCVMGLHVASAADTPVIPASLGSCRVLTDDAARLQCYDTVTGRTPTQRIEANPAPAAKTNAPQAAPESSLDAVVKAVTPPPAEEPPSPLAKRWQLVAQTDRGPFVITPYRPTYILPLSYAGRRNVEPFQATFGEDEPYDAIEAKFQLSFMSKLWPEFLHPRGDLWFAYTQQSFWQSYNGEASAPFRETNYEPELIYSWKTNFKTLGLNSRLLNVSLDHQSNGRDDPVSRSWNRIIASALFDHGDDFALGLKGWWRLPEDESEDDNPDIEDYVGRAELWTFWTAGRNHYAVMLRNNLDLGDPRGALQLDWSIPLGHSPVRGYVQYFYGYGDGLIDYDFIANRLSVGFLLTDWM, encoded by the coding sequence ATGCGTACGGCGATGTGGGTTTCAGGTCTCTGCGTGATGGGGCTCCATGTGGCATCGGCGGCCGATACGCCGGTGATTCCGGCGTCACTGGGCAGTTGCCGGGTATTGACCGACGATGCGGCGCGGCTCCAGTGCTATGACACGGTCACGGGCCGCACGCCAACCCAGCGCATCGAGGCTAATCCGGCACCCGCCGCGAAGACGAACGCGCCGCAGGCCGCCCCTGAATCGAGCTTGGATGCGGTGGTAAAAGCCGTGACGCCGCCCCCGGCCGAGGAGCCACCGTCTCCTCTGGCCAAACGCTGGCAGCTGGTGGCCCAAACCGATCGGGGGCCGTTCGTGATCACGCCCTATCGGCCCACCTACATCCTGCCGCTCTCCTACGCGGGCCGGCGCAACGTGGAGCCGTTTCAGGCAACCTTCGGCGAGGATGAACCGTACGATGCGATCGAAGCGAAGTTTCAGCTGAGCTTCATGAGCAAGCTGTGGCCGGAGTTTCTGCATCCGCGCGGTGATCTGTGGTTCGCCTATACCCAGCAGTCGTTCTGGCAGTCCTACAACGGTGAGGCTTCGGCGCCGTTTCGCGAAACCAACTATGAGCCGGAACTGATTTATTCATGGAAGACCAACTTCAAGACGCTGGGACTGAACAGCCGCCTGTTGAATGTCAGCCTGGATCATCAGTCCAATGGCCGCGATGATCCGGTCTCACGCAGCTGGAATCGCATCATTGCCAGTGCACTGTTCGATCACGGGGACGATTTCGCGCTGGGCCTGAAGGGCTGGTGGCGCCTGCCCGAGGATGAATCGGAGGACGACAATCCGGATATCGAGGATTACGTGGGCCGGGCGGAACTGTGGACGTTCTGGACCGCAGGGCGCAACCACTATGCCGTGATGCTGCGCAACAACCTCGATCTGGGCGATCCGCGCGGCGCGTTGCAGTTGGACTGGAGCATTCCGCTCGGCCACTCTCCGGTCCGGGGCTATGTGCAGTATTTCTACGGCTACGGCGACGGATTGATTGACTACGACTTCATCGCCAATCGGCTGAGTGTAGGGTTCCTGCTCACCGACTGGATGTGA